A genomic segment from Nitratiruptor sp. YY08-10 encodes:
- a CDS encoding carbon-nitrogen hydrolase has product MKIACIQQKFHGTKETTIQRTCEMIDQADAELVVLQELHQGPYFCQSEATQFFDLAKDFEKDIVFWQNVSKEKKIVLVTSLFEMRAPGLYHNTAVVFDKGKLAGKYRKMHIPDDPGFYEKFYFTPGDLGFEPIDTSVGRLGVLVCWDQWYPEAARIMALKGAQILIYPTAIGWFDEDSEEEKNRQLDAWITVQRAHAIANGLPLVAVNRVGFEKDETGCLQGIRFWGNSFICGPQGELLARAGSNQEEILEVTLDMDRIKAVRDIWPFLRDRRIDAYQCLLKRYCDEI; this is encoded by the coding sequence ATGAAAATAGCTTGTATCCAGCAAAAATTTCACGGTACCAAAGAGACCACCATCCAAAGAACATGTGAAATGATAGACCAAGCTGATGCTGAACTTGTGGTCTTACAAGAGCTCCACCAAGGCCCTTACTTTTGTCAAAGTGAAGCAACACAATTTTTCGATTTGGCAAAAGATTTTGAAAAAGACATAGTTTTTTGGCAAAACGTCAGTAAAGAAAAGAAGATTGTCCTTGTCACATCTCTTTTTGAGATGCGAGCTCCAGGACTCTATCACAACACAGCAGTCGTTTTCGATAAAGGAAAATTGGCAGGAAAATATCGTAAAATGCACATTCCAGACGATCCTGGATTTTATGAGAAGTTCTACTTTACACCGGGTGATCTTGGATTTGAACCGATTGATACATCTGTGGGCAGACTTGGCGTGCTGGTATGCTGGGATCAATGGTATCCAGAAGCTGCAAGAATCATGGCCTTAAAGGGAGCGCAGATTCTTATCTATCCAACGGCTATTGGATGGTTTGATGAAGATAGCGAAGAAGAAAAAAACCGCCAACTCGATGCATGGATAACGGTACAACGGGCTCATGCGATTGCCAATGGATTACCGCTTGTAGCGGTCAATCGTGTGGGATTTGAAAAGGATGAAACAGGATGTTTGCAAGGCATTCGATTTTGGGGAAACAGTTTTATCTGTGGTCCCCAAGGGGAGTTGTTAGCTCGAGCCGGCAGTAACCAAGAAGAGATTTTGGAGGTAACTCTTGATATGGATCGAATAAAAGCAGTCAGAGATATCTGGCCATTTTTGCGAGATCGAAGGATTGATGCGTATCAATGTTTATTAAAAAGGTATTGCGATGAAATTTGA
- a CDS encoding plasminogen-binding N-terminal domain-containing protein: MIRFLIFLMLPFVLFAQTKSQILSVSENEAVIKPVEAQKGMSGIVVHHYDATHSTIVARAVYEGNGKVRFMIYDALKQDSLPKPKLTPKPGDEVILGYLYDRATIVAPDLLTFQAAQSKIDTNTQLLHPDLFLAELSKNKEPAPTKEDFKQFCNKYAVGVVYIVFDNTIHKTDCYTMQSLQSVKLSTSPQKINTPFYSRIGKVETSIFNFFGSSEINDYNAYYRSLVVQ, translated from the coding sequence GTGATACGTTTTTTGATATTTTTGATGCTGCCTTTCGTGCTCTTTGCCCAGACAAAATCGCAGATTCTTTCCGTATCGGAAAATGAAGCGGTTATCAAACCTGTTGAAGCACAAAAAGGAATGAGCGGAATTGTGGTACACCACTATGATGCGACCCATTCTACAATCGTTGCAAGAGCGGTATACGAGGGAAATGGCAAAGTACGCTTTATGATATACGATGCTTTAAAACAGGACTCTTTACCAAAACCAAAACTGACACCGAAACCTGGTGACGAGGTGATTTTGGGTTATCTTTATGATAGAGCGACGATCGTTGCACCTGATCTTCTTACATTTCAGGCTGCGCAATCAAAAATCGATACAAATACTCAATTGCTCCATCCAGACCTTTTCTTAGCCGAACTTTCAAAAAATAAAGAACCTGCACCGACAAAAGAGGATTTTAAACAGTTTTGTAACAAATATGCCGTGGGAGTGGTCTATATCGTCTTTGATAACACAATCCACAAAACGGACTGCTACACAATGCAGTCATTACAATCTGTCAAGCTATCAACATCACCACAAAAAATCAACACACCATTTTATTCCCGAATAGGAAAAGTGGAGACTTCCATTTTTAACTTTTTTGGAAGCAGCGAAATAAATGACTACAATGCATACTATCGATCTTTGGTGGTGCAATGA
- a CDS encoding agmatine deiminase family protein, which produces MKLPAEWERQKALLVAYPHEESDWSPYLEEARDFFNEFISIVTHYQDVYLISQEDLSFPPTKHDIKIFKAQTNDTWVRDFGPITIFENDRPKLLDFTFNGWGLKYPANYDNLLNRKIFNTKKIGFVLEGGSIDSNGKGLLLTTTSCLLEANRNPYMTQDEIETYLKTTLGVETIFWLNHGFLEGDDTDGHIDMLARFISPDTVVYVECDDPKDIHYEALQKMKQQLQNFGLKTIPLPWIEPKYYDGERLPASYANFVFINNAIIVPTYQDSNDEAALSLFRSLFPDRDVIGLDASVLIRQHGSIHCSCMNLF; this is translated from the coding sequence ATGAAACTGCCTGCGGAATGGGAAAGACAGAAGGCTCTTTTGGTAGCATATCCTCATGAAGAGAGTGACTGGTCTCCATATCTTGAAGAAGCAAGAGATTTTTTTAATGAATTTATCTCTATTGTTACTCACTATCAAGATGTCTATCTAATTAGCCAAGAAGATCTTAGCTTTCCTCCAACAAAGCATGATATAAAAATCTTTAAAGCCCAGACAAACGATACATGGGTGCGTGATTTTGGACCTATCACAATATTTGAAAATGATAGACCCAAACTTCTTGATTTTACATTCAACGGCTGGGGGCTCAAATACCCAGCAAATTATGACAATCTTCTCAATCGAAAAATTTTCAACACCAAAAAGATAGGCTTTGTACTGGAGGGAGGCAGTATCGATTCCAATGGCAAAGGGCTATTACTTACAACAACATCGTGCCTTTTGGAAGCAAACAGAAACCCGTACATGACGCAAGATGAGATTGAAACGTATCTGAAAACGACACTTGGAGTTGAAACAATTTTTTGGCTAAATCACGGCTTTTTAGAAGGAGATGATACGGACGGCCATATCGATATGCTTGCTCGCTTTATTTCTCCTGATACAGTGGTCTATGTGGAATGTGACGATCCAAAGGATATTCACTATGAAGCACTGCAAAAGATGAAACAGCAGCTACAAAATTTTGGACTCAAAACCATTCCGCTTCCCTGGATAGAACCAAAATATTACGATGGTGAGCGTCTTCCGGCAAGTTATGCAAACTTTGTTTTCATCAACAATGCCATTATTGTTCCAACCTATCAAGACAGCAACGACGAAGCAGCTCTGAGTCTCTTTCGCTCATTATTTCCAGATAGAGACGTCATAGGTCTCGATGCAAGTGTGCTTATTCGCCAGCATGGATCGATCCATTGCAGCTGCATGAATCTCTTTTGA
- the mgtE gene encoding magnesium transporter yields MEKVELIKIGQILQTELKTKKISLHPSEIAAYLKYLATEDPDEFNAILRQLPEEVLGEVLLELPESIKDEAIESLSVKKLAKAIEELDSDDAVDLVKDIEDIDETLEKQVLDNIDKEYKEEIEELSAYDEETAGAYMQTEVFKAYEEERVADAIERLRKLKDEGELSNIHQVYVVDKEGVLKAVIPLEDLILYDFNERFSDIIHEKRYEPIAVHADESVADLIKKFEDYNLSVVAVVDEKGRLLGRITSDDVIDLIEEQATEQIYNLAGVEDEVEEEGDIKEVTKKRAWWLFINLGTAILASFVIGLFDETIQKYVALAVLMPIVASMGGNAGTQTLTVVVRKLALGEIDWQNAKKALIHETVISLINGAIFAVVMGVIAWVWFHDHLLGVVIALAMVINLLAAGFFGAVIPLFLKKIGQDPAVGSSVLLTTVTDVVGFFAFLGLAKAMLVH; encoded by the coding sequence ATGGAAAAGGTGGAATTGATCAAAATAGGACAAATTCTTCAAACGGAGCTTAAAACAAAGAAGATTTCTCTTCATCCCAGTGAAATAGCAGCATATCTCAAATACCTCGCTACAGAGGATCCGGATGAATTTAATGCAATCCTCCGCCAGCTTCCCGAAGAAGTACTTGGCGAGGTTTTGTTGGAACTTCCTGAATCAATCAAAGATGAGGCGATTGAAAGCCTTTCTGTTAAAAAATTGGCGAAGGCGATAGAGGAACTTGATAGTGACGATGCGGTTGATTTAGTTAAAGATATTGAAGATATTGATGAAACTTTAGAAAAGCAGGTCCTTGATAATATTGATAAAGAGTATAAAGAGGAGATTGAGGAGCTCAGTGCATACGATGAGGAGACTGCCGGTGCCTATATGCAAACGGAAGTTTTTAAAGCGTATGAAGAAGAAAGAGTAGCAGATGCGATTGAGCGTCTTCGTAAACTAAAAGATGAAGGAGAACTCTCCAATATCCACCAGGTATATGTGGTGGACAAAGAGGGGGTTCTCAAAGCTGTCATTCCTCTTGAAGATTTGATTCTTTATGATTTTAATGAACGCTTTAGCGATATTATTCATGAAAAACGGTATGAGCCAATTGCAGTTCATGCAGACGAATCAGTTGCAGATCTAATTAAAAAATTTGAGGATTACAATCTTTCAGTTGTGGCGGTTGTGGATGAGAAAGGAAGACTGCTTGGACGTATCACTTCAGACGATGTAATCGATTTGATCGAAGAACAAGCTACCGAACAGATCTATAACCTAGCGGGTGTTGAAGATGAGGTTGAAGAAGAGGGGGATATCAAAGAAGTAACCAAAAAAAGAGCCTGGTGGCTTTTTATCAATCTTGGTACGGCGATTCTTGCTTCGTTTGTGATCGGTCTATTTGATGAGACGATACAAAAGTACGTGGCACTGGCGGTTTTGATGCCGATTGTTGCTTCTATGGGGGGCAATGCAGGGACGCAGACACTGACGGTTGTGGTTCGAAAACTTGCTCTTGGAGAGATTGACTGGCAAAACGCGAAAAAAGCACTGATTCATGAAACGGTGATATCTTTGATAAATGGTGCAATCTTTGCAGTAGTCATGGGTGTGATAGCTTGGGTTTGGTTTCATGATCATCTGTTAGGGGTAGTGATAGCACTTGCTATGGTGATCAATCTTTTGGCTGCTGGATTCTTTGGTGCAGTGATACCGCTTTTTTTGAAAAAAATTGGGCAAGATCCAGCCGTTGGAAGCAGTGTTCTTTTGACCACTGTAACCGACGTTGTAGGTTTCTTTGCCTTTTTGGGATTAGCAAAAGCGATGTTGGTGCACTGA
- a CDS encoding peptidoglycan DD-metalloendopeptidase family protein produces MRYFILILFFLGISFGAVVEKKVWQSGDTLLGYLIKHNIPTKLYYDLDDEEKELTGEIRAGVTYYRVMDYGNKKETNATARNGQILHLLIPVNEELQIHVFKDGDKYRFELIPIHYQKIEDGFSLELDCSPYIAIKKATEGNDRLAGEFVRAFRNAPIDFCRNIHSGDKLAILYEQKFRLGDFFGMPRIKAGVVEALGKKYYVFNYQERYYDEKGRELETFFLIRPVRHARITSRFTRKRWHPILHKYRAHLGVDFGAPRGTHVYAAGNGRVIFSGRKGGYGNVIIIAHADGYRTLYAHLQKRLVRRGRRVKQGSLIGLVGSTGLSTGPHLHFGLYKNGRAINPLSVVKITKSKLKGKRLKMFRAMTKRYKNELEKLIQSQKQPLTIRVTHEMMEYFKGGEDGKGGIDQNRTNSSNGA; encoded by the coding sequence ATGCGATATTTCATTCTCATACTATTTTTTCTTGGCATTTCTTTTGGTGCAGTTGTTGAAAAAAAGGTGTGGCAGAGTGGGGATACACTGCTTGGGTATTTGATTAAACATAATATTCCGACAAAGCTCTATTACGATCTTGATGATGAAGAGAAAGAGCTGACCGGAGAAATAAGAGCAGGTGTCACCTATTATCGGGTGATGGATTACGGAAACAAGAAAGAGACCAATGCAACTGCTCGAAATGGGCAGATTTTACACTTGCTAATTCCTGTAAATGAAGAGTTGCAGATCCATGTTTTCAAAGATGGTGACAAATATCGTTTTGAACTGATACCTATCCATTACCAAAAAATTGAAGACGGATTTTCTTTGGAACTGGATTGCTCACCATATATTGCGATCAAAAAAGCAACAGAAGGAAATGACCGGCTTGCCGGAGAGTTTGTTCGGGCATTTCGAAATGCTCCTATCGATTTTTGTAGAAACATTCACTCTGGGGACAAGCTGGCGATTTTATATGAGCAAAAGTTTAGACTCGGTGATTTTTTCGGTATGCCAAGGATCAAAGCGGGAGTGGTGGAAGCTTTGGGCAAAAAGTACTATGTGTTCAATTATCAAGAGCGTTACTACGATGAAAAAGGAAGAGAACTTGAGACCTTTTTCCTTATCCGTCCAGTACGCCATGCAAGGATAACCTCTCGATTTACCCGAAAACGGTGGCATCCGATTTTACACAAATACAGGGCACATCTGGGTGTCGATTTTGGTGCACCAAGAGGAACGCATGTTTATGCAGCCGGGAATGGCCGAGTCATTTTTTCCGGAAGAAAAGGTGGATATGGCAATGTGATCATTATCGCCCATGCGGATGGATATAGAACATTGTATGCGCACTTGCAAAAACGACTTGTTCGAAGAGGCAGGCGCGTCAAACAGGGTTCTTTAATAGGTCTCGTGGGGTCCACTGGACTCAGTACAGGTCCGCATCTGCATTTTGGACTCTATAAAAACGGTCGGGCCATCAATCCTTTAAGTGTGGTCAAAATTACAAAAAGCAAATTGAAGGGCAAACGACTGAAAATGTTTAGAGCAATGACGAAGCGATATAAAAATGAGCTTGAAAAACTCATACAGAGTCAAAAACAGCCACTGACTATACGTGTGACGCATGAGATGATGGAGTATTTTAAAGGAGGGGAAGATGGAAAAGGTGGAATTGATCAAAATAGGACAAATTCTTCAAACGGAGCTTAA
- a CDS encoding metal ABC transporter ATP-binding protein gives MRKAIEIEHLWFRYQNEYVLEDITVSIEENEYIAIIGPNGGGKTTLVKLILGLLQPTKGSVHIFGQPPQKVSSLIGYLPQHINFNLDIPLLAKEVILQGRLQANRLRFDQKDYEALGNVTRKLGIEHIIEKKISQLSGGQRQRVLLARAIISDPKILILDEPTASVDLQSQKEIYHLLKNLNLTRIVVSHDINILLEGVQRVLYVNRKLYEHTNIPLNIDKKDGHFCEMELLEELYRSCNG, from the coding sequence TTGCGCAAAGCCATTGAGATTGAACATCTTTGGTTTCGCTACCAAAACGAGTATGTTTTGGAAGATATAACTGTTTCAATCGAAGAAAATGAATATATCGCTATCATAGGGCCAAACGGAGGCGGCAAAACAACCCTCGTGAAACTCATTTTGGGTCTGCTCCAACCTACAAAAGGCAGCGTACATATTTTTGGTCAGCCACCACAAAAAGTAAGCAGCCTCATCGGATACCTTCCCCAACATATCAACTTCAATCTCGATATTCCATTGCTTGCCAAAGAGGTCATTTTGCAAGGAAGACTGCAAGCAAACAGACTCCGTTTTGATCAAAAAGATTATGAAGCACTCGGAAATGTCACAAGGAAACTCGGTATTGAACATATCATTGAAAAAAAGATTTCCCAACTCTCGGGTGGTCAGCGCCAAAGAGTACTGCTTGCTAGAGCCATCATCAGTGATCCGAAAATTTTGATCTTGGATGAGCCGACCGCTTCAGTGGATCTGCAATCGCAAAAAGAGATTTATCATCTTTTAAAAAATCTGAATCTTACCCGAATCGTCGTCAGTCACGATATCAACATCCTTTTGGAAGGTGTTCAAAGAGTCCTGTATGTCAACAGAAAACTGTATGAACATACCAATATCCCGCTGAATATCGATAAAAAAGATGGCCATTTTTGCGAAATGGAACTCCTTGAAGAGCTCTATAGGAGCTGCAATGGGTGA
- a CDS encoding NUDIX domain-containing protein gives MIKRIEPLKDPKFIHPVKIIYDRDGEELSWEAVKAHDSVAVLLYHSKKEAFVLVKQFRPALYMQHGYPYSFELCAGIVDKKKSLEEIAKEEIIEETGYQAQSLEKITSFYTSVGFAGSKQTLFYAEVEQKVSEGGGIEDEKIEVVYLPLNEAKAFMYDESKPKTPGLLFAFCWWFEQHKEY, from the coding sequence ATGATTAAACGAATAGAACCCTTGAAAGATCCAAAATTTATCCATCCGGTAAAAATCATCTATGATAGGGATGGGGAAGAGCTGTCTTGGGAGGCAGTGAAAGCGCATGACAGTGTGGCTGTTTTACTGTATCATTCCAAAAAAGAGGCTTTTGTGCTGGTAAAACAGTTTCGACCGGCTCTTTATATGCAGCATGGCTACCCTTATAGCTTTGAGTTGTGTGCCGGCATCGTGGATAAAAAGAAGAGTTTGGAAGAGATAGCCAAAGAGGAGATAATTGAAGAGACAGGCTATCAAGCACAATCGTTAGAAAAGATCACCTCTTTTTACACTTCTGTAGGATTTGCTGGATCCAAACAGACTCTTTTTTATGCTGAAGTAGAACAAAAAGTGAGTGAAGGTGGAGGGATAGAGGACGAGAAGATAGAAGTAGTTTATCTACCCCTCAATGAAGCAAAAGCATTTATGTATGATGAGTCCAAACCAAAAACGCCTGGACTTCTTTTTGCCTTTTGCTGGTGGTTTGAACAACATAAAGAGTATTAA
- a CDS encoding metal ABC transporter solute-binding protein, Zn/Mn family yields MRAIIAIFFLTLVLSAKETILVSILPQKYIVDTLAPDSFNVSVLIPKGASPATFSLKPSQAMLIKKATCYFTIGVPFEKRWLKKFKAINPNLKIVDMGEYLHRFPMKAHHHEHHHTDGHDPHIWLAPPYMQLIARRTLQELCALDTKQCNLYQKNFVRFIDKIAKIDMRLFKMLQKSSHKTFLIFHPSLGYFAKVYGLHQMAIEEEGKEPKIAHLMEIAKRAKELHIKMIFIEPQFPKRSAKFLAKKLNAKIVVIDPLAYEWDTNIIAIGKAIAQSH; encoded by the coding sequence ATGAGAGCAATAATAGCTATATTTTTTCTCACTTTAGTTTTAAGTGCAAAAGAGACAATCCTTGTTTCTATACTGCCTCAAAAATATATCGTTGATACATTGGCGCCAGATTCGTTCAATGTTTCTGTCCTTATTCCAAAAGGAGCATCTCCGGCTACATTTTCCCTCAAGCCTTCCCAGGCAATGCTCATCAAAAAAGCAACATGCTATTTTACCATCGGTGTGCCTTTTGAAAAGAGATGGCTAAAAAAATTTAAAGCAATCAATCCAAATCTAAAAATTGTCGATATGGGAGAGTATCTCCACAGATTTCCTATGAAAGCGCACCACCATGAGCATCACCACACAGATGGTCACGATCCTCATATTTGGCTTGCACCTCCATATATGCAGTTGATTGCCAGAAGAACATTGCAAGAACTTTGTGCACTCGATACAAAACAATGCAATCTGTATCAAAAAAATTTCGTAAGATTTATAGACAAAATAGCAAAGATCGATATGCGGCTATTTAAAATGCTACAAAAGAGCTCGCATAAAACATTTTTAATCTTCCACCCTTCTTTAGGCTATTTTGCAAAAGTATACGGTTTACATCAAATGGCGATCGAAGAAGAGGGAAAAGAACCAAAGATCGCACACTTAATGGAGATTGCAAAAAGAGCTAAAGAGCTGCATATCAAAATGATTTTCATAGAGCCGCAGTTTCCCAAAAGAAGTGCCAAATTCTTGGCAAAGAAGCTCAATGCAAAGATAGTTGTGATCGATCCTTTGGCATATGAGTGGGATACAAATATCATAGCAATAGGAAAAGCGATTGCGCAAAGCCATTGA
- a CDS encoding metal ABC transporter permease, giving the protein MGEFLEFFSNSIVASLLISIAIATIGSLMLINRYNYLAASIAHGSYGGIGIALYFGISILFGATLFALALALLLAYISYTHPQRQDISIGVIWATGMSIGIIFSDLTPGYHVDLLGYLFGDILMVPRSDLWFMLGVDIVSTLFVLLFLHQLLLVAYDKEFAILRGIRVKTLHTATLILIALTIVMSIRSIGLILVIALFSIPPYIAEKYTKNITSMMIMSGCLAFIMMLLGLIAAYYLNISATASIILIASAFYLGTFIKVRR; this is encoded by the coding sequence ATGGGTGAATTTTTAGAGTTTTTTTCCAACTCGATTGTCGCTTCATTGCTCATAAGCATCGCTATTGCCACCATTGGGTCTTTGATGCTCATCAACCGCTACAACTATCTTGCTGCAAGCATTGCACACGGTAGTTACGGAGGGATTGGAATAGCGCTTTATTTTGGAATATCCATTCTTTTTGGAGCCACTCTTTTTGCTCTTGCTTTGGCGCTGCTTCTTGCCTATATCTCCTATACCCATCCCCAGCGCCAAGATATCTCCATTGGAGTCATCTGGGCTACTGGCATGAGCATCGGTATCATCTTTAGTGATCTGACTCCAGGATACCATGTGGATCTTTTGGGATATCTTTTTGGAGATATTTTGATGGTTCCAAGAAGCGATTTGTGGTTTATGCTTGGAGTCGATATTGTCTCGACACTCTTTGTGCTGCTCTTTTTACACCAACTTTTATTGGTGGCATATGATAAAGAGTTTGCTATATTACGCGGCATAAGAGTAAAAACTTTACATACTGCTACACTCATACTCATCGCTTTAACGATCGTCATGAGTATCCGATCCATTGGACTTATCCTTGTCATCGCACTTTTTAGCATTCCTCCCTATATTGCTGAAAAATATACCAAAAATATCACTTCCATGATGATCATGTCAGGATGTTTAGCATTTATCATGATGCTTCTTGGACTGATAGCAGCCTACTATCTCAATATCTCTGCAACCGCTTCCATCATTTTGATTGCATCCGCTTTTTATCTTGGAACTTTCATAAAGGTCAGACGATGA
- a CDS encoding globin yields MKFEITATKKGECVTFSNPPKAFFEAVGGVDGMRDFMYNFYDKIYESNIAHFFPQDEEEFAKVKEKNTLFFIAICGGPKLYEADEEDLNEYMVEFHKNFSIDEKARIEWLGTMREALEELEIDEALKKAFWEYVERFSKLTVNRFD; encoded by the coding sequence ATGAAATTTGAGATAACTGCGACAAAAAAAGGCGAATGCGTAACGTTTAGCAATCCTCCCAAAGCTTTTTTCGAAGCTGTTGGAGGAGTAGATGGTATGAGAGATTTTATGTATAACTTCTATGATAAAATTTATGAAAGCAACATCGCACACTTTTTTCCTCAAGATGAAGAGGAGTTTGCGAAGGTCAAAGAGAAAAATACGCTCTTTTTTATTGCCATATGTGGCGGACCGAAACTATACGAAGCCGATGAAGAGGATCTGAATGAATATATGGTGGAGTTTCATAAAAACTTCAGTATCGATGAAAAAGCAAGGATCGAGTGGCTTGGCACCATGCGTGAAGCCCTGGAAGAGCTTGAGATAGACGAAGCGTTAAAAAAAGCATTTTGGGAGTATGTAGAGCGTTTTTCTAAACTCACTGTCAATAGATTTGACTAA